The following DNA comes from Castor canadensis chromosome 15, mCasCan1.hap1v2, whole genome shotgun sequence.
TGTGGTTAATCTCTCAAATTCGCTATTTGCCATTTGAggacaaaaatatatgtattaaacAATAAAAGTTTTGAAATAATATTGTTTATGCATTGTTTTACATCATTTAGTCATGATTGCATGATTTATTattgaattataattttaatatactaaAGTAGGTGTGTAATGGTTTCATTGACAGTTActgatttattataatttttaagaagtcaAAGAAAACCTTTTAGTTCCTGAAAAAACTGAATCCTTGAGCTATACATTAATTTTCAAGTTTATGAGATATTGGTAGAACTAAGATATTCCTATTGAATGTGTGGAAAATATCAATAACTTGTCCTCAGGTTACATGCAGACGTGGTAACTAATGCTTTAGCATTCATAGAGATAGTATTTTGCATATTTAGTAGCATTTCTGTCTACTTCCTAGTCTGTCAATGATCCATTGAATctaccattttttatttgtttcttttattattaacattttcatgacatattgtttgatttttttaattttttttaatttttttcttttatttatatgtgcatacaatgtttgttaATGCcccttgtttgttcatttgtacaCATTGTGTTATATTTTATGTGTGATAACTGAGCACATTGGATCATTATTTTTAAGGATATTTCTCCCATGATTTCATTctccagatttaaaaaaatggtgtATGTTATAGGAAGCATTTAAAATCAAACATTCAGGAAGACAAATAAGCATTATGAGTTAGGGACCACCAGAAAAGCAGCCCATAACCCAGAGGCATTCAGGACCTCTGAtaccttaaagaaacaaaattctcCAGGTACAAAGCACAGCCAAAAGGTGATCATGGCTCCACACTGAAAGTATGACACTGAGAACTTTCTTCTCTCCATTGACTGTGAGACACCACATAATGTGTTATTTTCATTGTCTCAAATGAAGGCATAAAAACATAAGGTTAGATACAGCAaagtatttaaattatattttcagtaCTGAAAGTAGGGGCTGAGGTCATGGCACAAgtgtcagagcacctgcctagcataaagccctgagttcaaaccccagtactgccaaaaaagtgaaaataaagaaaacaataaaagtaaaatttccaGTGGTTGTTAATTGAAAGAGAACACTATCAACTGTTAATTTTCAGGGTACACAAAGGAATCagcttattaattttaaaactgaatattcaTGAGATACTTGTTATCAGATGAGTATATATGTCTTCAtttgtcctaagaggaaagaatGAGGTGTTACGTATTGTCCCTAGGACAACTTTGCAAATGTGGGATCACacgtaaaaattcaaaatatgagaAGAAATTGATACAGTTAGAAATTATTACCAGTCAAAGGGACTAAATATTTGTTTGTTAAAATCAGAATAACTataaaatatgactttttaaatttccagataaaagtgttttgatttgatggaattttttaaatatctctcTTATGGGAATATATAGTTTTAGAATCCTGGTCACAGAATAATGAAGAAGAGGTACTGACCAAGACATAAAAATTCTTACATTCAAACATCTCATTCTTTGTGATATTATTTTCCCCTGGCAGATTTTCAGTTCAAGCAAGAAAGTTGAATGAGAACATGGACCCGAAGAACAAAACCTCAACTGATTTCATTCGCCTGGGGCTGTTTCCCATATTCAGGTATCCTAACCTCCTCATCCTCATTGTACTCCTCGTCTACACCATTGCCTTTGCTGGAAATTCTATCCTACTCCTCCTCATCTGGCTGGAttcccacctccacaccccccATGTACTTCCTGCTCAGTCAGCTGTCTGTTGTAGACTTGGCTTACATCTCTAGCACAGTCCCCAAGACAGTCATCAACTACTTTACAGGGAAGAAGAACATTTCCTATGTTGCATGTGCTTCTCAGATGTTTTTTTTCCTCACTCTTGGCCTTGCCAAGTGCATCCTACTGACCCTCATGGCCTATGATCGTTATGTGGCTGTCTGTAACCCCCTGAGATACACAGTCCTTGTGAGTCCCAAAGTCTGTCTGCAAATGGCTGTCACAGCTTGGATTGGAGCAGTTCTTGCAGCCCTTGTCCATACTATCTATCCAATGAATTTCCCCATCTGTGGCTCCAGGGAGATTAATCATTACTTTTGTGAGATGCCTGCCATTCTGAGAATGTCTTGTGTGGACACATCAGTCTATGAGATGGTGAAATTTGTGTCAACAATTATCTTTCTCCTTGTCCTATTTATTCTCATCCTGGCCTCCTGTACTCTCATATTCCTTACTGTCCTTAAGATGAACTCTCTAAATGGTAAGAAGAAAGCTCTAGCAACCTGCTCCTCCCACCTGACTGTAGTAAGTCTCTACTTTGGTCAGGCCATCTTCATCTACATGACACCCAGCTCTTCCCACACACCTGAGCAAGACCAGACAGGAGCTGTTCTTGGCACCGTGGTGACGCCCATGCTCAACCTTCTTATCTACAGCCTGGGGAACAAAGAAGTGGTGGGAGCCCTACAGAAGTGCCTGGGAAAGTGTTGCAACCATACAAATTCCCCATCTCTACAGTGCTACTCTCAGAAATGTTCTATCCTCAATTTTAAGACTATCCATAGTCAACTTAAATCTTAAGATATTTTTTCATATTGGAAATAAAACATTGTGTGAAAGAGAAGGTACTAGGATTCATAAATATTAGCATTTTTTGGAATGGAGTTGTTCTTAGTTGAGTACAACTTTGACAAGTGTTACTTATATAGTCTTTTGGGGATATTACTTGGATTTTGACAATAATACCGGCACACAGATAAATGTTTGCCATCTCCTTTATCAGCGTTAATGCATTGGGTCAAATAGTCAAGAACTGATTTGCTATGCTAGAACTAACACCTTCATTCATGTTTCTAATGTAAAAATCatcctgttttctttcattcatctATTAACTCTTAATGTCTCTCACTCAATCTTCACTGTCCAAAAGACTAAAGATCACTTGTTCCATGAAATCTGCCTTTATTATCCACTATTTCTCAAAGTCTTTTCCTTCTACATGAAAATGCAAGTCTTTTCCTTCTACATGAAAATGCATAAGTAGATGCATGTAATTAGAAATCACAGGGGTGCAAATTCTTTAAGGGAGTGAATAGAAATTCCTTTTGTCCACTGGATttcaccattttttatttttcattggtacataaacatttatatttatcaAGGTAATGAAAGAGTTTAATCTTAACACAGTGAGGCTTACAGTAGActgaattttcatttgattttgttgTCTTTAAGCTAAACAAAATAGGATATcataaaatcataaattttaaagatCACTTTTCAACTTCCTTTTGTTGACATCATTTTTCGTTCTTCATGACCAtaactttctaaaaataatttcaacagtttaaaaatcacatggtaatttacttataaatataaaaataataaaaatctatttgTCAATACCTTGCTGTGCTTGTGcaacaatttgaaaacaaaagatgACCCCTGCCTCTCCcattctcctccctcttcctaaGCACACCACACTCTGGGATTAGCATGAGTCAGGCTATGGTTGTTATCTGTTATAATGATGCATGGTGACAATCATATCCTGGATGGCAATCACAAGATTTGCTTTGCTGTCTGATGACtataattttaagtgaattttGAGGTAAGAGCATTGCACTTATTAAGAATTATAAGAAATgtttaatattcaaaaatttcAATTTAGAAAGTCAAAATATATAGCTTTACAATTAAGCCCTAACAAACCTCAAAGCAACTCATTGTCTCTGTATTGTACAAACTATTTTACTGTAGTTTACAAGGTCCTTTATAGCTAAAGAACTTAATTTAGACACTGTAGTTTTATTAGGAtacatgtttgatttttttcatagaatCCCATACTCTGGTGAAATTCtccatattttctgcttttatccaactaatttttctattttcatgaatttattaaccattaagatctttttatttttattagcataaattgtaTAAGAGGgttttgtgatatttctatactttcatataatgtacttttgctaaatttattccttCTATTACCCTTCCCCATCCTTCTCTccccctttaaaaataattttagcaggctttgttattttattttcatgtattcatttaaaGTACTTCAATCACAATCATCCCTCCCCATCATGGTCTCCTTTCACCTTCCCACCAGTTTCCCCAACCAAAACAATGCCTATTTTATACTCTTTGTCATTCAGTTTTTTGGTTTAAATAACCATTAAGATTTTTAAGTTCTTGTTTAAAAGTTTTCTCAACTTTGTTTATGTATGCCTTgcaaatttaaagaaatgtatatatttaatatgtgaAATGTGGTGTTTTGATATAAGTATAACCTGTGTAATGAGTCCCACAATCAATCTAATTAACACCTATCACCTCACACAATTAGATTTTTTGtggttaaaaaatacttaaaatttgctTTCTCAGCAAATTTCAACTATAcgattattattttcttacatcATTATCTCAATCACCTGTAGTTTGGTTTACTGAGTGTTTTTCcataattttcaattttatctgACTTTGCATGGGTGGTAATAATGGTGAACTACATGCATGATTGAATGCTGAACTTTGTGTACAGAAATGTGTTGAGGATCCAAGTGACTTTATGctctttcaaaaaaattaattcttttcttttgatcAATATACTTTCCAACTTCTAGTCCACTGCATGAGTCTATGTGGCAATTTCCCCAACATACACCTGCCACTTCTTAGACATCACAGATACTGCTAGACATTCAAGCTAAGTCACTAAATTCCACCCTATACACAAATATTTGTAGTAACTTTCTTTATAATCACCCCAAACTAGAAGCAACCAAAATGTCTCTCAACAAATGCATGTTTAAACAAACTATTCCACAGGAAAacagtgaaatattatttttcaatgaatattAATGAGTAATAACAATAGTGAAACATAACtgtattttgctaagtgaaatgcCTGAACcatatatttctttattattatgcaTGTAATATAGTTAATAAATCACTCCCAAAAAACTGACACTTGTTAGGAAACATAAACTGAGATATAGAACTATGAAATTGATTTTATTAGCTAaagcataatatttttaatatttgtaccACAAAAGGAAATATTGCAACTATGGTAGGTGATGGATGATAATATCATATTTTGCTTGAATGTGGTAATCAATTTAAAATGCATAATAAATCAAAGTATCATATTGTAAGCTGTATGTGTTCACAATATTTATTTGTAAGTTATAACTAAATAAAGGTGGAAAAATAAATGTCCATtcaatgatgaatgaataaacaaaatatggtatacaatacaaaatattcaaaagaatgtTATTTAgtcttagaaaagaaagaaatgttgcaTAAGAGATAATACAAAACCTGAAAGATattctgttaagtgaaataaccactcacaaaaagaaaaacactgtatgattctattttatgaaaGGTCAACCTGTTAGGTTGCCAGGACTGTGGAGAACTTCCACTTAATGGATATAAATTTTCAGGTGTAGAAGATCAGTAAGCTCTAAAGTTATGATGTACAACACTGTGTCTAGTTAACAATGCTCTGCCACACACTCAGAGCTTTAAGTGATCACATGTTACATGTTACTTCCTGAATACAAATGTAAATATacattttcttatacaaaatttaagaaatatgaaGTAAGTGTATATagagagataaaaatagctaaacAATTGAATGAAATTATCCAAATTCTGACACATGCAGCAACATGGACAAATCTTACAAATGTGATTAGTGTAAGGAACCAAACATAAGAGGAAATgccaaatgttttcatttacacAAAGCCATAGACTAGGTGGTTATTTGTCTGTGGTCTTGATGACAGAATCATATCAGTGGTTACTCTAGGCAGGAGGACTCATTTAAAAAGCCCACAAGAAAGCATTTGGGGCTAATAAACATCAATTTTTATGTAGCTTATTCTCAATAagcttttttaaaacaaacaaaaataggtaTGACTGTACACTGATGATAAACTAATTGTACTTTCCATAAAGCAGAGTCTGATCCTTCACTACAAGAAGTTCCTACAACTTGTGTTGCTATAAAAGGaaatcaaacaactcaatagcaaacaAACAACCCAAATTAAAAGAtggcagccaggcatggtgtctcacaCCCACTtaagaggtggagatcaagagagTCACCATTTGAGCCCAGTCCAGTGGTGACAAGCTAGTAAAGCACTgccccccatcttaaccaataagctgggcacggTGATatatgcctgtgatcctaactaagtgggagtcagaggtaggagatgactgtctgaggccagccctgggaaaagacaagaccctgcctaaaaaataaataaagccaaaaagAGTTGAGACTATGACTCAAGCAATGAAGCCTCTGCCTATAAGTGagtggccctaagttcaaaaccccagaaccacccaaAATAACAATGGCAATGTAtctaaatagatatttctcaaagaaaTGGCCAAGAGGTGTTTTTAAATGCTCAGCATCACTCATCATcaagaaatgcaattcaaaatcacaatgagatatcattgtGGTTGAATGGTGATgatcaaaaacataaaagataacagTTTCTGgtgaaaatgtggagaaaagagaatacTTGCATACTGTTGATGCTAATATTTGGTTATGGTCTTTGTGGAAAATATCATGGAgtgttcttaaaaattaaaaacagaactaccatatgaaataaatggaaacaacctaaatgtccattaaCTGAAAAGTTGGTAAAGAAAGTGTGgcacatatacaaaataaaatactatggcaaatccaagatggtgactagagggaagaagcagacagtgtgagctccataaatcaaaaatcttgctgagacgctggagccacacttggcagaaaaaaaacatcaggaagaagcaaaactccaacaccccaaACCCCCAGCCTATACAAAGATTCTCCAAGCcaggttacactgagaaaacaggagggctcccacactgccagatgctggctacaaacctgcttgggagatgcagaccagcAGGTGAGCAAgtaagcagcacatggtattTCCACAGCTACACCttggataaaccagcatagtcccctggacagactgacccttgcgtcacacacacaaaaaaaagctgaataataaaaaaggaatttaaaaggaCATGCAGTGGAGAGGGTGGGATACTCTGAGCACACCAGAGAATGAAGGAGGGGCAGGTAGctgatctctgcatgaactttcagtagACAAAGCTTGCAAAAGTAGACAGCTCACAAGTCTCTGCACCAGAGATGGGTggaagggcaaggagctgatctccatgtgaactttcagtaaacaaagccttcaAAAGTAGACTGCTGACAGTATGTGggtgatgagctgctgcctgaaatagggcagatagcagtccacaaagcttgtctcctgacccaaccacttggctagactatgacagagctactaCTTAAATAACAACAGGAcaggatgctaaaggagtaacactagaactactaagactgaaattctattgttcctgaaactggaatttgttttttctttctctctaagtatTTGTCTTGCTCACTATTtgttagtacaccatctctccttgttgatttccttgcttctcattttttttcctttctttatttttcttttgtctctttctttcctggtttcattagttttactattgcaaGTTAGCCAATGTTAAATTACACACACAGcagagacagaaacagcaccaagtggaatgatggaaagaaaaaagggatggaaaccattctcatcCCctgaaataaattagtacaagattaaggggaaatgaagaaaatggatacccagtcccagactccaacaaaacaaagatagactatcccaagtaACCTAACAAACCCACAAATACAccctgaaataagaaataaataattatgagAATTCCATGTAGCTGTTATTAGaaaaggtcaaccaaaacatacaggaagcactcaagaaaatccaagacaacaaaaataaagaatatgaaaagacacaaaaacaaataagtgaactcataagagccctaaataaatatgaaagtgaaacagagaactccataaatagagagatatatgaattaaggatgaaaattgacaatattaaagaggaagtgacccatgatatggaaaaccacagaaaaaagaataaaacagaaatacaaaacacattgGAAGGTCactgcagcagactagaacaagcagaagacagaatctcagaacttgaagatgaaatggaaatgaaaggaaaaactgaagaactattactcaaacaactcaaaaactgtgaaaggaatatgcaagaacttaccgactccatcagaagaccaaacctgagaatcatgggcattggagaaggagaagaggtgcaagcaaaaggaattcagaatataatcaacaaaattataacagaaaatttcccaaatatagaatAAATATGCACATTCAAGTACTGGAAGCCTccaaacacaaaacagacttgaccaaaataaaactgcctccaaaaatattatcattaaaac
Coding sequences within:
- the LOC109680715 gene encoding LOW QUALITY PROTEIN: olfactory receptor 2T27-like (The sequence of the model RefSeq protein was modified relative to this genomic sequence to represent the inferred CDS: deleted 1 base in 1 codon), whose product is MDPKNKTSTDFIRLGLFPIFRYPNLLILIVLLVYTIAFAGNSILLLLIWLDSHLHTPMYFLLSQLSVVDLAYISSTVPKTVINYFTGKKNISYVACASQMFFFLTLGLAKCILLTLMAYDRYVAVCNPLRYTVLVSPKVCLQMAVTAWIGAVLAALVHTIYPMNFPICGSREINHYFCEMPAILRMSCVDTSVYEMVKFVSTIIFLLVLFILILASCTLIFLTVLKMNSLNGKKKALATCSSHLTVVSLYFGQAIFIYMTPSSSHTPEQDQTGAVLGTVVTPMLNLLIYSLGNKEVVGALQKCLGKCCNHTNSPSLQCYSQKCSILNFKTIHSQLKS